The sequence CATTAGTGCAAACCCAAAAGCTCAATCAGTGATTCCTAAACCAACAACAGCAGTAGGTGAATCTAGACCCTGACTCTGTTCTTCAACGCAAGCCTCAGCTATGTTCAAGCATTCCTATCATCAGACATGAAGCTAacgctctgacacacacacacttaaaacaGTGAACCAGCACTACTATGACATGCATCAGCAAGTGATTAACATGCTTAACTAGTATTCATAATCTGCTATCTTAAAAAGGTGGAACTCTGTGTACCCATCTACCTACATACTGTGTGTACCCACATCACTGCAGGCAGGAGCAGTTTTGACCCCACCTAATGCTGATCATCACCAGAACCAAGTTTATTATTAATTATAGTAAAGCCATTCTCAGACAGAGCCCCATGGAACTGAAACTAAACCTGAATGGTAACGAGACAAGACAGTCCAAGGTTGTGTTCAGTAGAGCACATGTAGCTAAACtctaaaaacaaaaatgtgcctTTCTTATTAGGCAAGCCCAGGTTGTCCCGCCCTGTTTCAGTACGTTTTCTTCTGTTTGCTGCccaatgaacacgacccagggtTGACAAAGGGTTGATATTGGAGGAGGATGACAGCTCAAAAAGGTCAGAGGTCATACAGTCAGAAAGTAGACAGGTCAATGGTCACAGAGCACAGAGTTCTCCAGGGTGAAGTCGTAAGTGAAGGAGGCCAGGTTGTGGTTGATGTCTCGGGGGGACATCAGCATCTCAGAAAAGAGGAACCCGGGACCCCCTGTCTGCATGGCCAGGACATGGGGGGCCAGGGTGAACGGGACATCTCCTAGTAGCTCTGGGAGAGACAGTGGGGCCTCCCCTATGGGCGCAGGGGGCTTCCACATGGGCCCTGGTGATGGGGAGATCACGGAAGGTGGAGCGGAGGCTGGAGAGTGGTGGGCCTGGGAAGGTGTTGCACTGGAagactggggagaagaggagagaaaatgTCCACCTTCAGGCATTACATTTAGAAAGGTTACACATGACAAGGAACACTAATGTGGCACATTTTTGGCAAACATGAAAACAGATTTTTAAGGGCGGGTAGGTTGCAACTAAAACACTAGTGATCAAACACAAAACAGTGTCATGACACGGTCAAGATGATGTTTCAGAGCTCTGCAAAGTCTTAAGGAAGGAAGCCACAAGGTGTGGCCACACACGACTCCAGCAACATTATCAAGTTAGCTGACAATggtgtaggcctgatcaccggcgaCGATGAGTcagcttacagggaggaggtcagtgacctggcaatATGGTGTcggaacaacaacctctccctcaacacaagcaagaccaaggagctgattgtggactgtAGGAATTGGGGGGGCGAGCACAGCCCCATCGACGGGGCGACAATAGAGCAGGTagacagcttcaagttcctcagtgtccaaatcactaaagaCTTAAAAATGGCCCAAAACACACATGCACAGCTGTGAAGAAGGCGCGACGCGACAGTGCCTcatccccctcaggaggttgaaaaggtttggcatgggcctTCAAATCTTGAAAAGATtttacagctgtaccattgagagcattttgactggctgcatcactgcttggtatggcaatagcTCCACCCTCGATCgcatggcactacagagggttgtgtggacagcccagtacatcactggggacgagctccctgccatccagaacctcaaTATCAGGTGGTGAGAAAAGAAGGCCCAGAAAATCGTccaagactccaaccacccaagccatagactattttctctgctgccgcacggcaagaaatgccggtgcatcaagtctgacaccaacagactCCTGAACAacttctatccccaagcaatacGACTGATAAATTGCAAACAAAATACCTACACAGCCCGAGTTTAACGTCTATCTATATTGACCTATTTCAATATTTGAACTGTCTCTATGCAccctagaggtcgaccgattaatcggaatggccgattaattagggccgatttcaagttttcataataatCTGAAATCTGTATTTTGGGGCGccgattttgttttgttttacacctttatttaatctttatttaactaggcaagtcagttaagaacacattcttattttcaatgacggcctagcaacaaggcagaacgacatatttttaccttgtcagctcgggggattcaatcttgcaaccttacagttaactagtccaacgctctaatcacctgcctcacgaggaggctgcctgttacacaaatgcagtaagccaaggtaagttgctagatagcattaaacttatcttataaaaaacaatcaatctgtcgttgctccaatgtgtacttaaccataaacatcaatgtctttcttaaaatcaatacacaagtatatatttttaaacctgcttATTTAGctaaataaatccaggttagcaggcaatattaaccaggtgtgACGACCCtgccactctgtctgccgtattctctctttgttcttgtttccttattaggatgcgggtgggcggagttgggatggtcgtcagctacatgggaaacacctggacccagtgtgtcccgggataaatagacctcttccacattcatggaggagactctctccatgcagacacctttctAGATTTTGTTGTGCATCTTGGTGGCcttttggttgtttgctttggcacctttcaataccctgcattatcacattcatgcatgcaaaacactcacactactgattacacacaccgtTGTATATTGTACTTAGTtacttatttaataaatatatattttgttactccttatctccacgttgtctctcttttgttacgggctttgagccggttcgtgacacaggtgaaattgtgtcacttctcttgcgttcattgcacgcagagtcagggtatatgcaacagtttgggccgcctggctctttgcgaactaatttgccagaattttacgtaattatgacataacattgaaggttgcgCAATGTAACAGGAACATTTAGACTCATGGATGCCaaccgttagataaaatacggaacggaataaacgtcttgttttcgaggtgatcgtttccggatttgacctaaggctcgtatttgatatttatagagcagtctgactggggggtggtaggcagcagcagactcgtaatagtcaaaggtatatggtttAGAGAAATAGTCAACGCGTTATAATTCCTGTAATAACTTGCGGCTGAACTTGAAAGGAGTTCCTTCGTTATTTTAccgttcatgtcttccatagagaatgtcttgatctacttcaaataaggtctgtgtcTCGTGCAGGCTTAAACCGCCTCGGCGTTTTGACACCCTtgtaaatctcactaggataaggtAACCTTTGTCGAAATATTTTCATAAATCTTTGTCCTATGGATATCTACAGTTATAAAATTGGCACGGTGGTGTAAGgctacacgaaacacagaccttattttaagtgaATCTAAATATCCTATGGAATAAATGAAGGAACCGCTTTTCAGATTTTACTAGGTGTCATGGGAATTATGACTCGCACTTTGGTAGTCAATTCTTACCATGTCCATTATTAAAATAGGATTTCCTGCATATAGAAATTACagtttttgttttcaacattcatcACAGGTAACTTAAACTCTATTTTTATTCAAACAGTTGAGAGTATTTGTCTCTTAAGCAGACTCTTCAGTATTATTGTcacttcagagctgtgtgtgtgttttacagatggcagagaaaagcagagcaccAGTGTGGGACTATTACATGGAATTGGCACCAGGGAAACCAGGTGTCTTATTTGTGATAAAGATGTAAGCATGGAGTCAGCAAACTGCTAAATCAAAAAATACCACCAACCTGTGGAATCACCTTAAGAACACCCTTCCAAAAGCCCATAcgcattatattaagttaaaataaaagtgttaattcagtattgttgcaattgtcattattacaacaaaaaaaaaatatatatatatatatatatacacacacacacacatgtaaaaaaatatataataagaAATAAAATCaaaaacatttctacaaaaaaatatatatattttttttttaaatcggtcgattaatcggtatcgccTTTTTTTGTCCCCCAATAATCGTTAtcagtgttgaaaaatcataatcggatGACCTCtaatgcgcgcgcacacacacacacacacgatttgctcactcacacataatTTGTACATACATTTACTCTACATACCCGctcacatacaagctgctgctactctgtttatcttatatcctgttgcctagtcaccttacccttTACATATCTATCTCCATCATTTCAGTATTCCTGcacatgtaaatatggtattggaactgactaATTCAATATGTTCTGTATATAGTACGCTTAGTTACTTAATTGTGTACACTCACTAATTCTACTAGTGAGTGTACCACAAAACACAAGCAAACACTGAATGAAACTCAACTAGCGTACTAGTGAGTGTACCACAAAACACAAGCAAGCACTCTTCAATTGACTTTGTTAATTCAAAAGGATTTGGTGTACACACCAAGTGCATAGCTGTGCTTTGGGCCTTGTAATTAAGACCGAAAAAAAGCCTAAATGCAGAGAAGATGTTGTTACAGGAAATGGCTTATTCCTGTACAATTAACATAACATTCAGTTGGGACGTAACCACGGAAACATCCTTTAATGAGTCTGAGTGTTTGTGCTCTCAAACACGATGATGACGAGGACTCACCTGGGAGCATGAACAGCAGTGTGCCGTCTTTTCCTCATTTTTTATAACTTCTACCACTTCACATATAAAGTAAGCTTATATTTCTAACCCTTAACCACTATAGCCTAATATAACCTCTGTAAAAACCAATAAAGAACACTGTAGGTAGTGTCCCACCATCTGTCACTCTCTATTTGTCATATATAGCCCACCCTGAAGCAGGACAGGTTTATAGTGTTGTAGGTAGGAGTCTGTACAGTATGAATCAGGACAGGTTTATAGTGTTGTGGGTAGGCGTCTGTACAGTATGAATCAGGACAGGTTTATGGTGTTGTAGGTAGGCGTCTGTACAGTATGAATCAGGACAGGTTTAGTGTTGTAGGTAGGCGCCTGTACAGTATGAATCAGGACAGGTTTATAGTGTTGTAGGTAGgtgtctgtacagtatgaatCAGGACAGGTTTATAGTGTTGTaggtaggtgtctgtactgtatgaaTAAGGACAGGTTTATAGTGTTGTAGGTAGgtgtctgtacagtatgaatCAGGACAGGTTTATAGTGTTGTAGGTAGGTCTGTACTGTATGAAGATCAAGGGTCTGTAACTTCCTATGTGCACAACATGAAAGGGCAGGGCACGGCACACCGTAGATCTCAATCATTGAACTACGGGAGCCAAGCTGCAGTGCAATGTCACCATTTgacattcaacacacacacacagcgtccaTTGACATATTGCCCTTGATTAAACTCATAATGGCCACAGGCAACTTCAAGGACTAGTAGCCCTAACCAGATCATACGGACAACTAGCAGCAACACAATAGAGCTTTTCTACAGCCACCATATGTCCAGACTGCAGTCCAGACCCAGTGTAGCAGGCATGGAGCATGCTGAATGGTAGTGGCATTCGTTGGCCCGCAAGcctctgtgtgtttacaggatcACACCCATGCCACTCAGCATCTGTCACCAACACAGCAGCAGCAGACTGTAGGCAGTATGTATGCAGGCAGGATGAGCTAGGCCAGACAGGGAAGAAGAAAGCAAACTCACAGTGCTTTAAGTCAGTCAGTCTCACTGCTGTCGGTTTAAGTCTACAACAGTTGTGTTTCCTGGTACAGCAAATGCTAGACGGACATCTTGGCAGTTTTGAGTAACGCAACCCATGTTGCGTCCTAAATGACTCTATATGGTGTGCTATTTTCGACCAGATCCCATACGGAGAGTTATACTGTATGTTCTGCATAGCGCCGTCCCCTGGTTATAAAGACAATCACCTTTGATGGTTGCAGAATGACGTTACATGATGATTTGCTGATGTTTTGGATCTTCTGCCTCTGTTCCTCAACAGTTTCtcctggagagaaaaaaaaacaagagtCATTGTGTCATTATACACTGTGGGCTTAGGCCTAGATTCTTCATCAACATACCTGTGCATGAGTCCCACTACTAGAACCCTCTCCAAGTCCTACTTGCCTAATGGTCTTCGTAACAGAAGTTATTATTCTGACTGGTGTATTTTTTCCTTCATTGGGACAACCAGGTCAATTGGGTGATTAGATGTAGTTTAACAAGTAGAGTGGCCTTCTGATCACATTAATAGATTACACAGCATTAACACAGCAATACAGTCCCACAGAGCACTACGTGGACCAGAACACACCTGCAGCTCTCTCTGGTCTAGCCTAGCCTGTCCCCAACCCTCTTTCTGGTGTAGCCTAGCCtatgtccccaaccctctctctggtgtagcctagccccaaccctctctctggtGTAGCCTAGCCtatgtccccaaccctctctctggtGTAGCCTAGCCtatgtccccaaccctctctctggtgtagactagcctatgtccccaaccctctctctggtgtagactagcctatgtccccaaccctctctctggtGTAGCCTAGCCtatgtccccaaccctctctctggtGTAGCCTAGCCtatgtccccaaccctctctctggtGTAGCGTAGCCtatgtccccaaccctctctctggtgtagactagcctatgtccccaaccctctctctggtgtagactagcctatgtccccaaccctctctctagTGTAGCCTAGCCTATGTTCCCAACCCCATTCCTCTTGCATAATGTCATCTGGGGGACAACTACCAGGCCTTAGTAACTAGACTAATTGACTGCATGTTGTCAATGTCCACAGATAAACACTTTTCAaactctcctccttccctttttCCTCCCCTCTGTAAACATTTCCATCTCCactcctacccctctcctctgggAGTAAACTCGCTCTCCAGCATGGAGTCATCCTCCCTGATCTCACCAGTTTCCTTTGATCGGAGCTCAGTGCGTCTCCAGTCCACCAACGTCTCTCTCTATAGAGGGTTAAATTATCTCCATGAGAGGGAATTGAGGCCCAGAGCACCCTGACAAAACAAAGGTTACTCTACTCTGCACAGGAACAATGGGAATTATCGGCTCACTCTAGTCTAGTAGTACAATGTCTCTCAGCTTCACTAATATCAAGCTCAGATtattttaataaaaatattttgtCTATTGTCTTAATTTATTGTTATGATGGATATTCATATATCCATCCATGTTTGAGGTATAGAAGTATGCAATATAAATGCCTTTCATGCCTTGAATTTATAGCTGTGATCTACAGGTACAAAAACATCCCCAGCTCTTCCCTCAATTTCCCAACAAGCCCACATTTCCATCCACATCTGTGAATTAATTATTGGCATGGTAAGCATTGTTCATCTACAAAGCACTCATTATTCCACAGCAAGCAGTGCAAGTCCTAAGACAACAAGGGCATCTAAATAATGCCATGTAAAGTAAGCCTAGCCTATATTCACCTCTATGTGTTGTCAGCATTGTACACACATGGCCTTGTCTGTGGACTCAGTCAgacacaggcctctctctctgggcatgagagtacacatacaggc is a genomic window of Oncorhynchus keta strain PuntledgeMale-10-30-2019 chromosome 19, Oket_V2, whole genome shotgun sequence containing:
- the LOC118375837 gene encoding UBAP1-MVB12-associated (UMA)-domain containing protein 1-like gives rise to the protein MFSFFGHRNKDSSKKSSSEGDTDGFVIIGETVEEQRQKIQNISKSSCNVILQPSKSSSATPSQAHHSPASAPPSVISPSPGPMWKPPAPIGEAPLSLPELLGDVPFTLAPHVLAMQTGGPGFLFSEMLMSPRDINHNLASFTYDFTLENSVLCDH